Proteins from a genomic interval of Zingiber officinale cultivar Zhangliang chromosome 2A, Zo_v1.1, whole genome shotgun sequence:
- the LOC122040954 gene encoding phosphatase IMPL1, chloroplastic-like produces MGRALLSSSLFSPRLRIPAIRKSFSPNLTTKHALGFRTRAALSVSPTERRFPKISAESTGSIPPAELLKVVETAAQAGAEVVLEAVNKPRNISYKGMTDLVTDTDKQSESVILEVVNKNFEDHLILGEEGGLIGDSLSEYLWCIDPLDGTTNFAHGYPSFAVSVGVLFRGKPAAASVVEFVGGPMCWNTRIFSATSGGGAFCNGQKIHASQTDKVERSLLVTGFGYEHEDPWATNMNLFKEFTDVSRGVRRLGAASVDMCHVALGIVEAYWEYRLKPWDMAAGVLMVEEAGGAVTRMDGGKFTVFDRSVLVSNGVVHEQLLERIGPATEELKKKGIDFSLWFKPENYITDP; encoded by the exons ATGGGTCgagctctcctctcctcttccctcTTCTCGCCGAGGCTGAGGATTCCGGCGATACGCAAATCTTTCTCGCCCAATTTGACTACCAAGCACGCGCTGGGATTCCGCACCCGCGCGGCTCTCTCCGTATCCCCTACCGAGAGACGATTCCCTAAAATATCGGCGGAATCAACAGGCTCGATCCCCCCAGCGGAGCTGCTCAAGGTCGTCGAGACCGCTGCGCAAGCCGGCGCCGAG GTTGTGTTGGAAGCTGTCAATAAGCCTCGCAACATTAGTTACAAAGGAATGACAGACTTAGTTACAGA CACTGATAAACAGAGTGAATCAGTAATCCTTGAAGTGGTGAATAAGAATTTTGAAGATCATCTTATTCTTGGTGAAGAAGGTGGCCTTATTGGAGACTCTTTGTCAGAGTACCTTTGGTGCATTGATCCCTTAG ATGGCACTACAAACTTTGCTCATGGATATCCAAGCTTTGCTGTATCAGTTGGGGTACTGTTCCGTGGGAAGCCAGCTGCTGCATCTGTG GTTGAGTTTGTTGGTGGGCCAATGTGTTGGAACACTCGCATATTTTCTGCAACTTCAG gtGGTGGAGCCTTTTGTAATGGACAAAAGATTCATGCTAGTCAGACTGATAAG GTGGAACGTTCTCTCCTGGTAACAGGATTTGGGTATGAGCATGAAGATCCCTGGGCAACCAACATGAACTTATTCAAAGAGTTTACTGATGTTAGCAGG GGTGTAAGGAGACTAGGTGCTGCTTCTGTTGACATGTGCCATGTTGCCCTCGGCATTGTGGAAGCCTACTGGGAATATCGTCTCAAGCCGTGGGACATGGCCGCTGGTGTCCTG ATGGTTGAAGAAGCTGGAGGAGCTGTAACACGAATGGATGGAGGAAAGTTCACAGTCTTCGATCGATCAGTACTGGTATCCAATGGTGTTGTTCACGAACAG CTCCTGGAGAGGATTGGCCCTGCGACCGAAGAGCTAAAGAAGAAAGGCATTGATTTCTCGCTGTGGTTTAAGCCAGAAAACTACATTACTGATCCCTGA